The Brassica napus cultivar Da-Ae chromosome C7, Da-Ae, whole genome shotgun sequence genomic interval TAACTGGACTCTTACTTCATTCAGGTCATATAAACAAATGCTAAGGTCATACCCCATTTGTTTCAGTCTCTGCAGGTGTACAATGATTTCTACTACGCTGCATTACCTGAGATATCAGATTTCTTGGCGTCAGTCTGCAGAAGATATGATCTGCCTCTAGCTTTGTCATGGGCCCCTTGTGCTCAGCAGGGGAAAGGTGGATCCCGGCATTCTGATGAGAACTTTTCTCAGTGCGTTTCGACAATTGATTCTGCTTGCTTTGTCCTGGATGAAGAGAGCAAATACTTTCTGGAGGCATGCTCTGAGCATCATCTTCTCCAGGGAGAAGGCATTGTTGGGAAAGCATTCAAGGCAACCAAACTGTGTTTTGTCCCTGAAGTGATCACGTTTAGCAAGACCAACTACCCTCTTGCGCACCACGCCAAGATATCTGGACTACACGCTGCTTTAGCAGTCCCGTTAAAGAGCAAAAGCAACGGGTTGGTCGATTTTGTGCTTGAATTCTTCTTTCCAAAAGGGTGCCTTGACACTGAAGCAAAACAGGAAATGCTCAAGTCACTGTCCGTGACTCTGCAGCAGGATTTCAGGAGTTCAAATCTTGTCATCGACAAAGATCTGGAGTTAGAAGTGGTATTGCCTGTTAGAGAGGACATGGTTTTGTTAGAGAACCCACTGACTGGAGCAGAAACTGCAGAGGCTTTGAGAGAAATCCATCTGCTGCAAGAGTCCTCATGGATCTCCCACATGATAAAGGCTAACGAGAAGGGTAAAGATGTGTCACTTTCTTGGGAGTACCAGAATGAAGATCCAAAAGATGAGTTCAAGCTCTCACCTGGCTGGAACAACAGTCAGCTTGATCCAGCCCCCAATAATATTCCTTCAGAAGCTGAGCAGTTTCAACAAGGTTCAACTTCAGGACTCAGAGTTGATGCTGGTCCAAGTACTGAATCAGCTTCCACTGGTGGTAGAAGACCAGGAGAAAAGAGAAGAACGAAAACAGAAAAGACCATTGGGTTGGATGTTCTTCGTCAATACTTTGCAGGAAGCCTCAAGGATGCAGCCAAGAGCATTGGTGGTAAGAAATTGTTGTACACTGCTAGAAACATAGCTTCACTCCATATGAGTTATAATTCTTCTTGTGTCCTAACCACTACGATCTTTAGTCCAAGCACAAATGAATATGTAACACTAAAATTCAAGCATGAGGACACACATCTCAGATGAGAaccataaatttttctttacataCTATCTATAATGTAGTGGATCAGTGTGCTGTGCCAGCATTTTCAACATACCTATTTATTGCTTCAGACAGTGATGTGAGACAGTGTTTTGTTCCTATGTTGCAGTTTGTCCAACTACCTTGAAAAGGATATGCAGGCACCATGGAATAACAAGATGGCCCTCCCGGAAAATCAAGAAGGTTGGGCATTCGTTGAAGAAACTCCAACTCGTTATGGACTCTGTGCAAGGTGCGCAGGGATCTATCCCACTCGATTCATTCTATACAAGCTTCCCAGAGTTGAGCTCCCCAAATATCTCCAGCAATGGATCTTCCTTGAAAAATAATGAACAGTTACATCATTTGAGTGTTCCAATCGAAAACGGTGGTGTGGCAGAGGATAAACCAGCACAAATGTCTCCATCATCTTCTGGCTCTGGATCAAATACCAATACACCAAATGCTAATGGGGTCTTGAAGGAAGCTCAAAACGAGGTGGAACTGCAGAATGGGAATCAGGAGGAAACAAAATGTCTAGCAAGAACCCAGAGCCATAATATATTCAAGGAGCCTCCATTACCAGGTAGTAGCAAGATGAGCTTAAGAGATGGAGGGGGAATTAAAGTGAAAGCAACATTTGGTGAGGCCATAATAAGGTTTACCTTGCTCCCAAGCTGGGGATACAGAGAGCTGCAGCAAGAGATTGCTAGGCGTTTCAACATAGTTGACGTTTCCTGGTTTGATCTCAAGTACttggatgatgatgaagagtGGGTTCTTCTGACATGTGAAGCGGACCTTGAAGAATGCATTGACATATATAGATCGTCACAGAgccaaacaattaaaataagTTTGCACGACCCTTTTCAAGTTAAACTGGGAGGTTCTTTTGGTAGCTCTGGTCCATCCTAATAAACAATCAAAAGCAAGGTTGTAACATACAAAGCACCAGGAAGATTGTGCTAATCTACTAGCTGTTTAAAAATCTCATGTGTAAACATATTTCCAGTGCCCTGAAGACCATTTTGCAAGTGGCAGTAGTAACTGGTCTCCTGCATTGCCTGCAGATTTTTGTGTATAGGCGTTGCCGTTGCATACAGAAACTTGTATTTTATGCCTGTACAATCATTTCTTATCTTGTTTCTTAAGCTCTGTAACTGCGCAGAGTGAATCATTATGTGTTTTTCACTTATTTAATGTCTGATTTCATGATTATTGTATTACTATCAAATCCTTGATGTATGTGTATGTTTCAACCAACTTAGTCGCTTTGTACCACTGTTCTAGAAACTGTGCGAACTAAAAGCACAAGAATAGTTGTAGCTTACATATTTTTCCAATTACGTAGGTTGTGTTCCTTTGACCCAAAAATTCAAAGTTGGCTTCAAATTCAATATGAAAGTGGGCGGCTCTTTCCCCTCCTTTTCATCACCAGCTTGGTCTTGCGACATGCGTTCACTGCCCAGTAATGCAATGTTTACTTTTAGTACCCTTGAAAACGTCTTCTTACATCATATCTGCGTCCAAACCTATCATCTTGCCTGCTTGCTTAGCTGTAAAGACGGAAGGAAACAGAATATGAAGGTCAAACTATGAAAAACAGTTTCACCGAACAAACATGAAGGTTTCTCTAAATAGATCGGATTCCTATACCTTATGAGTGCTAGATACTTTTTACTATAGGGATATATTTAGCTTCATCAGTGATCTCTCAGCTGTACATGAGCTACTATAATAAGGCTAAAACCGCAAACATGAGCATAGAGAAAGTTACTGCTGCAAATCCCTTCCTACTCTTCCAAAATTCATAGCAGTTTCCATATATCAGAAGGTTGTTACTAGGAGAACTAAACTTACACCAAcagttttctttcttgtttcatTGTCCTTAGTGTTGGATTTTGTTAGGTTCTTTCAACTTCTAGTTTCTTCTTAACTTTACATGTCAACTGAGACTAGCCTTTGGATCCTTGATGAGCTGCCCCTGAAATTTGTGCTTGACCGTGAGCTAAACTTTCCCATCAGAAAGAAAACCGAGACATGCAATATCTCTACTCATCATCCTCCCAGTAGTCTAAGTAGTCAACTCTCGGAGGCTGAAAGCTTGATATATCCCCCTGACCCCATCCTTTTTTAACCCTTGTCAGAGATTTTAGTGCAATTCCACTGCCGTCATCTCTGCAAAATAGCAATTGACAGAGAGAACATTCATTAAGTTTCCgaaaaaatataactaaaacgATCCTCTCAATCTGAACTTAGTTGAAATCAAAGATTCCTTTCTCTAATCACGTACATGAATGCTTACTCCAAATCCTGGAACGTTGTATTTTTCAAATCAGAACTTCAAAGGACAGCAAAGAACTACGAAAACTCCCAACAAAAACATCTTTAAATGACCATACCTGTGCAGTATGTTCTGCCAGCTATTTCCACCATATTTATTATGCTTTTTCTGTTGTAAATCCCTCGCATTTGGATCGACTTTGTTTGCTACTTCACCAACTGAAGCCATTTCCATCATCTTCTCGGCAAATTCATTTGCCTCTTTCTTATTTCCCATCTTACCTAAGCCATCTATCACAGGCATCAATGCTGCTGGGTCAAACCCGTATCCTTTATCTATCATCCTATGCAAAATTCCACTAGCTACTTCTAGCTCATCCTTCTTACATAAGCTCTCAATAAGATCTTTATATAGAAATTCCCCCAACTCAAAACCTCTATCTAAAACAGTTTCAAGCAACTCTGTGGCCTTTAAGAGTTGCCCTGCAGCAAGTAACTCATTGAACATCAAGCTGTAAAGGACTTTCTTTTGTCCACAGATACTTACAGCAGTCTCAAAAACTTCTTGAGCCATGTCAAAGTCCGGGACCTTACAGAACGCTCCAATTAAATATTTGAAGGAAAAGACATTTGGGGTTACGTTCTTCTGCATCATTTCATCTAAGAGGTTAGTTGCATCTTCAACTTTTCCTCCCTCGCAAAGATACTTAATTGCGGTATTGTAGGTGCAGATATTAGGAGAAATGCCCTTTTCTTTCATCTCATCCATCAATCCGTGAATTTCAAATATCTGATTTTGTATGCCTAAGCCTAGGATCAGTGAGTTATAAGTCTCTAAGCTCTTATGACAACCTTTCTTCTCCATATCTTTGAGAACGCAAAATGCAGATGATACTTTCCCCTGTTTGCAGAAATGATGGATGAAGATGTTGTATGCCACAGAGTCCGGTTGCAGTTTCTCTCCCATCATCTCAGCAAACAACTTCTTTGCTTCAGCGAACCTTCCGGCTTTGCACAAACCATTAAGCAAAGTTGAATAAGTGATCAGGTCAGGCAAGCAATTGTTCTCGATCATGCTGTCATCCACCAGTCCCACATATGAATTTCCTAGGTTACCAAGAGCAGCACTTCCATGCACCCGCATTCCCTTAACTATCTCAATAGCTTTGTCTAATTCGCCACTTCCACAGAGTCCATCAACTATAATGTTGCAGGTGACAGTATCTAGTCCATAGCCCTTTTCATTCATCTTTCGCAGCAACTCTTCCGCTTCAGACATTCTCCCCATCTTCCAAAGGCTATGGAGCAAAATATTACACGTATAAGCATTCGGCATGCACTTATTCCTCATCATCTCCTGCAATAGGCTTTTAGCTGCGTCAACTTTCCCGACACTGCAGTAACCATGTAGAAGACATCCATAAGTTACAGAATCTGGGGAGACACCATTTCTTTTCATTAAGCCAACGATAGCATTTGCATCGGACAGCATGCCCAATTTACACAATCCATCCATCAAGATATTGTAAGAATATATACTTGGCCATATCCCCTTATCAATCATCTGCTTAAGGACTGTTTCAGCCTCTATAAACTTCCCATGCCTGACCAATCCCTGCAACCAAATATTGTAACTCTGCAAACTACTAAGATCATCATTTCCTATGATCGACTCAAAGAGGGTCTTAGCTTCTTCCAGCATCCCTACCTTGCAGAATCCTTTCAGCATCAAGTTGTACGTTATGCTATTGGGACGAGGAAGACCCAGATACTCATCCAACTCCATATCCCTGAAAATCCTAGACGCGTCAAGAACTTTTCCTTCTTTACAAAGTGCCGAGATCCTAGCATTAAAAGTCACAATATCAGGAACCAAACCATTCCCTCTCATCTTCTCAACCAGCTTCTCAGAATCATCGTTCCTACCTTCTTTACAGAAACTCGAAACAATGGTATTATACACGACCTTATTGGGCAAAACCCCAAAACTCTCCATTGAATTCAACAACTGTAGCCCTTTATCAGGGAGACCAACTTTACAATACCCACGAACCAATATCCCGAAAGTGAACTCATTTGGGTTACAACCTTTCTCAGGCATTTCGTCGAACAACTCACGTGCAGCGTCCACACAACTTGAATCACACAAAGCACGGATCAAGAGATTGAACGTATAAGTCTGCGGAGCAATCCGAGAGATCACCATATCCTTATACAACCACGAAACGAAATCCACACGCCTCTCCTTGATGCAACCTTCAAGCAACACATTATACAAATAGATTCCGGGACCCTTCTTAGGGAACTGAGACCGGACGAATTGGAATTGAGAGAATGCTTTGTCGATGTGATTCGATTTCGCGAAGATGGAGACGACGGAAAGAAAGGATGAGGCTTTCGCGTTTGGAAGCGATGAGGAGAGGATGAGGCTGTGAAGCTCGTCGATTTCTTGTTGCATTTGGGCTTTGACGAGGATACGAGCAATGGTGGGTGCTGCGGATAGAGATGTGGCGTGGCTCTCTTgtgaaggagaagagaagatTCTCTTGTAGAGTCTCCATGCTAATCTCGGATTGTTCATGTTCTTCAACAAGGCCTTCGCTAGTGTACCGGATTGTTCCATGGAAGCTGAAATGAAATTCAAAACTGGAGGGTGTATTTAGGTGTGTGCATTTAGTTTTCGGTTTCCCTTctgttatatttaatttttggttcTTTTCGATAGAGAGATTCAAGTTCTTTCGGTATAATTTCGATAAAGAGATTCAAGATACATACCgtttagatatttataaaatttggtttAACTTTGGTTCAATTCTTTTTCGGTTATGGTATTAAAAATTTGGAAATTAGCTAAAAATAGGAAAATTCTAATTTTAGATACAATTTTTCAAATTCTAATTCAAATGATAACcatttttataaatactttaaatttgtgataaaaaaaatactaaaataatcttttcaaatcatttataaatgtttaaaaaatatttataaaaattataaatccaaCCTTCACcttttaaatattaaaccctaaacaacaATCCACAAATCTTAAATttcaatattataatatttttgattgagTGTATTTCTGTATCCAGTTTATAGTATTTCAATTAATTTCTCCTATAAGCTTTgatttcagtttggtttggttccaaTTATTCTAGCTTTTAAgacaattttatattattagaatATCTTATCATGTAGTTTggtttcattaaaatataaaatattttttaatatcttaatatagtttaaattattaatcaactgattttcttaatttaaagttttaataatattaaatatttacaaaatgagtttttgtatataatttaaaatatcatttctgaactaaatgtaattaatatttaaatatattaattatattgtatttCAATTATGATTCAATTCTTTGAATaccaaaaaatagaaaatggtTAACATCGTGCCCCAATCTCATGAGGCAATTTTCTCTCGTCGTCCTTCTTCACAATAACAAATCTTACAGAGGGAACGAGAGATTCTTgagtcttttttgttttgtttttttgtctgtAAAATACTTCAATCGTTTTGATCGACTATCCTTTCCGCTTGTCGGAATTACTTTTCGCATAGGCGATCTCCTTTCGTTTGGCGATTCTAGTTTGTTTCGCGATAGGCAATTttgttgtatttaaaatatgtcTCTCCTTTCTTGATATGTTGATTATTCCGTTTGATTTGAGAGGTTTTTAATTTGCTCGTTGGTTAAGCTTGATTACTTACTCAAATGAGGAATCAATCTTCATTATATGTATATTCCGGCGGAGTACCCAAGCGGGTATGAAATCAAGATGTTTGATTAAGCAGTGGAGAATCGATGCAAACGTTTCAGATAAGCTGGAGTTCTCTTATTGAAAACGTTCTGGCAAAACTCTGCCTCTATCTCCTTGAAGCTTCTCACAGGGGTTAACTCTTGTGCGTAGGGGAAAAACCCTAATAGATCGATGGTGAACATAAAAAGGAAGAGCGGTCAAGCGATTTAATCTACTCGAAGAACGTTTTAGGGTTATAGGACTGGTCGACTTCTGGCGATACCAGCGTTCATCTTCGTCTTCAAACAAGGCTTTGCTACATCATAGAACACGTGGAGATCATGCATCAAGAACTTCATCTTTATTTAACACGTGTTTTCTGTAATCTTATCTTTTAAATGTGAGTAAATTATGGGCTGTAAATGTAATTGGGCCtagttttattgtttgtctgtttatttgttgacaaaaaaaaggtttaagGTTATTTGTGAGTTATAGTTTCGATTTTGATTTCGGTCTAGTGTAGtgtaattttttgtttgaacccctgttcgggaacgcgctagTCGGGAATCGGAAATTATGCAGGGCGGAATTTTTAGATtatttactatgttataaaatatattaatctttaattgtgtataatattaatacattttcatgtttaaaattgtataaaacacacaaataaaatatataaacttaatatagtgtaatttttatcaaaattatgaatataaatgatatttataaaattttagatcaaataaataaataaaaaaattattaaaaataaaaaaataattaaaaaaatagattaggcggtCTAAACGgagaaaatcggatatccgatttttttttaaccgaTTTAGCATAAATTGAAGCGAAAGAGTGACGCGTAACGACCAGGCGACCGGCTAGGCGGCCGATTTTCACAACATGGGtttgaacaaagaaaaagaacatgTTATTCAAAATTGGGCTCATAACtaactttaaattaaatacgGGCCAAAACATAAGAATTATTAAGAGTATGGAGCTAATATGTAAATAGCAGTCAATTTAAGATTAAGTAAAAGTAAACGCTTTTCGTTTTAAAGTAGCACGTCCCTTCTCTCGATCATCTCtctactgaagaagaagaatcagattccgATCAAAAACTTGCGGAAGATGTCTCGCCGCCAATCCCTCTCTCTACTGAAGAATATCGGTAGATTCACCACCGGGTCCCAAACCCAG includes:
- the LOC106368871 gene encoding protein NLP1 isoform X1 is translated as MGLDMEDDGGSDGGEGNGGFSPNSSFGAFPETAMDLDFMDELLFDGCWLETTDSKSLKETEEGASDSTAMNANSPFLCFGENPSQDNFSNEETERMNQEGLDQAEKFLLDEAEVGRSWWIAPRTREDPSSSVKERLLRAISGLEEAVPDKDFLVQIWVPFQQEGKNFLTTLAQPHLFNQKYTSLAKYRHVSENYNFPADEGSTEGGLPGRVFLQKFPEWTPDVRFFRSDEYPRIKEAQKCDVRGSLALPVFERCSGTCLGVVEVVTTTQKMNYRPELENICKALEAVDLRSSSNLKPPSNESLQVYNDFYYAALPEISDFLASVCRRYDLPLALSWAPCAQQGKGGSRHSDENFSQCVSTIDSACFVLDEESKYFLEACSEHHLLQGEGIVGKAFKATKLCFVPEVITFSKTNYPLAHHAKISGLHAALAVPLKSKSNGLVDFVLEFFFPKGCLDTEAKQEMLKSLSVTLQQDFRSSNLVIDKDLELEVVLPVREDMVLLENPLTGAETAEALREIHLLQESSWISHMIKANEKGKDVSLSWEYQNEDPKDEFKLSPGWNNSQLDPAPNNIPSEAEQFQQGSTSGLRVDAGPSTESASTGGRRPGEKRRTKTEKTIGLDVLRQYFAGSLKDAAKSIGVCPTTLKRICRHHGITRWPSRKIKKVGHSLKKLQLVMDSVQGAQGSIPLDSFYTSFPELSSPNISSNGSSLKNNEQLHHLSVPIENGGVAEDKPAQMSPSSSGSGSNTNTPNANGVLKEAQNEVELQNGNQEETKCLARTQSHNIFKEPPLPGSSKMSLRDGGGIKVKATFGEAIIRFTLLPSWGYRELQQEIARRFNIVDVSWFDLKYLDDDEEWVLLTCEADLEECIDIYRSSQSQTIKISLHDPFQVKLGGSFGSSGPS
- the LOC106368871 gene encoding protein NLP1 isoform X2, with product MGLDMEDDGGSDGGEGNGGFSPNSSFGAFPETAMDLDFMDELLFDGCWLETTDSKSLKETEEGASDSTAMNANSPFLCFGENPSQDNFSNEETERMNQEGLDQAEKFLLDEAEVGRSWWIAPRTREDPSSSVKERLLRAISGLEEAVPDKDFLVQIWVPFQQEGKNFLTTLAQPHLFNQKYTSLAKYRHVSENYNFPADEGSTEGGLPGRVFLQKFPEWTPDVRFFRSDEYPRIKEAQKCDVRGSLALPVFERCSGTCLGVVEVVTTTQKMNYRPELENICKALEAVDLRSSSNLKPPSNEVYNDFYYAALPEISDFLASVCRRYDLPLALSWAPCAQQGKGGSRHSDENFSQCVSTIDSACFVLDEESKYFLEACSEHHLLQGEGIVGKAFKATKLCFVPEVITFSKTNYPLAHHAKISGLHAALAVPLKSKSNGLVDFVLEFFFPKGCLDTEAKQEMLKSLSVTLQQDFRSSNLVIDKDLELEVVLPVREDMVLLENPLTGAETAEALREIHLLQESSWISHMIKANEKGKDVSLSWEYQNEDPKDEFKLSPGWNNSQLDPAPNNIPSEAEQFQQGSTSGLRVDAGPSTESASTGGRRPGEKRRTKTEKTIGLDVLRQYFAGSLKDAAKSIGVCPTTLKRICRHHGITRWPSRKIKKVGHSLKKLQLVMDSVQGAQGSIPLDSFYTSFPELSSPNISSNGSSLKNNEQLHHLSVPIENGGVAEDKPAQMSPSSSGSGSNTNTPNANGVLKEAQNEVELQNGNQEETKCLARTQSHNIFKEPPLPGSSKMSLRDGGGIKVKATFGEAIIRFTLLPSWGYRELQQEIARRFNIVDVSWFDLKYLDDDEEWVLLTCEADLEECIDIYRSSQSQTIKISLHDPFQVKLGGSFGSSGPS
- the LOC106368873 gene encoding pentatricopeptide repeat-containing protein At2g17140 isoform X1; its protein translation is MEQSGTLAKALLKNMNNPRLAWRLYKRIFSSPSQESHATSLSAAPTIARILVKAQMQQEIDELHSLILSSSLPNAKASSFLSVVSIFAKSNHIDKAFSQFQFVRSQFPKKGPGIYLYNVLLEGCIKERRVDFVSWLYKDMVISRIAPQTYTFNLLIRALCDSSCVDAARELFDEMPEKGCNPNEFTFGILVRGYCKVGLPDKGLQLLNSMESFGVLPNKVVYNTIVSSFCKEGRNDDSEKLVEKMRGNGLVPDIVTFNARISALCKEGKVLDASRIFRDMELDEYLGLPRPNSITYNLMLKGFCKVGMLEEAKTLFESIIGNDDLSSLQSYNIWLQGLVRHGKFIEAETVLKQMIDKGIWPSIYSYNILMDGLCKLGMLSDANAIVGLMKRNGVSPDSVTYGCLLHGYCSVGKVDAAKSLLQEMMRNKCMPNAYTCNILLHSLWKMGRMSEAEELLRKMNEKGYGLDTVTCNIIVDGLCGSGELDKAIEIVKGMRVHGSAALGNLGNSYVGLVDDSMIENNCLPDLITYSTLLNGLCKAGRFAEAKKLFAEMMGEKLQPDSVAYNIFIHHFCKQGKVSSAFCVLKDMEKKGCHKSLETYNSLILGLGIQNQIFEIHGLMDEMKEKGISPNICTYNTAIKYLCEGGKVEDATNLLDEMMQKNVTPNVFSFKYLIGAFCKVPDFDMAQEVFETAVSICGQKKVLYSLMFNELLAAGQLLKATELLETVLDRGFELGEFLYKDLIESLCKKDELEVASGILHRMIDKGYGFDPAALMPVIDGLGKMGNKKEANEFAEKMMEMASVGEVANKVDPNARDLQQKKHNKYGGNSWQNILHRDDGSGIALKSLTRVKKGWGQGDISSFQPPRVDYLDYWEDDE
- the LOC106368873 gene encoding pentatricopeptide repeat-containing protein At2g17140 isoform X2, which gives rise to MEQSGTLAKALLKNMNNPRLAWRLYKRIFSSPSQESHATSLSAAPTIARILVKAQMQQEIDELHSLILSSSLPNAKASSFLSVVSIFAKSNHIDKAFSQFQFVRSQFPKKGPGIYLYNVLLEGCIKERRVDFVSWLYKDMVISRIAPQTYTFNLLIRALCDSSCVDAARELFDEMPEKGCNPNEFTFGILVRGYCKVGLPDKGLQLLNSMESFGVLPNKVVYNTIVSSFCKEGRNDDSEKLVEKMRGNGLVPDIVTFNARISALCKEGKVLDASRIFRDMELDEYLGLPRPNSITYNLMLKGFCKVGMLEEAKTLFESIIGNDDLSSLQSYNIWLQGLVRHGKFIEAETVLKQMIDKGIWPSIYSYNILMDGLCKLGMLSDANAIVGLMKRNGVSPDSVTYGCLLHGYCSVGKVDAAKSLLQEMMRNKCMPNAYTCNILLHSLWKMGRMSEAEELLRKMNEKGYGLDTVTCNIIVDGLCGSGELDKAIEIVKGMRVHGSAALGNLGNSYVGLVDDSMIENNCLPDLITYSTLLNGLCKAGRFAEAKKLFAEMMGEKLQPDSVAYNIFIHHFCKQGKVSSAFCVLKDMEKKGCHKSLETYNSLILGLGIQNQIFEIHGLMDEMKEKGISPNICTYNTAIKYLCEGGKVEDATNLLDEMMQKNVTPNVFSFKYLIGAFCKVPDFDMAQEVFETAVSICGQKKVLYSLMFNELLAAGQLLKATELLETVLDRGFELGEFLYKDLIESLCKKDELEVASGILHRMIDKGYGFDPAALMPVIDGLGKMGNKKEANEFAEKMMEMASVGEVANKVDPNARDLQQKKHNKYGGNSWQNILHRIWSKHS